A window of the Thermococcus alcaliphilus genome harbors these coding sequences:
- a CDS encoding phosphoglycerate kinase, producing the protein MFKLTEFNYHEKTVFFRADLNSPVKNGKIISDARFRAVLPTVRYLLEHNAKVVVGTHQSKPYEEDYLTTEQHAEILSSLLGIEVKYVEDVFGKCAREAIASLKPGEILMLENLRFAAEETKQAPIEKCENTYFVRKLSPLIDYVVTDAFAAAHRSQPSLVGFARLKPMIPGFLMERELKALNKAYESEEKPKIYVLGGAKVEDSLRVAENVLRNGKADLILTGGLVSQIFTLAKGFDLGDANISFLEKRGLIKLIDWAEKILNEFYPYVRTPIDFAVEYKGERVEVDLLSDKKWIFDERPIMDIGSRTIEKYREILQEAAIIVANGPMGVFEIEEFAKGTVEVFKAIGESEAFSVVGGGHSIASIYKYNIKGISHISTGGGAMLAFFAGEKLPLVEALKISYEKFKDIGKS; encoded by the coding sequence ATGTTTAAGCTGACAGAATTTAACTATCACGAGAAAACAGTCTTTTTTAGGGCGGATTTAAATTCACCCGTCAAAAATGGAAAGATAATCAGTGATGCCCGATTTAGGGCTGTTTTACCCACCGTAAGGTACCTACTCGAACACAACGCAAAGGTTGTTGTTGGAACTCATCAGAGCAAGCCCTATGAAGAAGACTACCTAACCACGGAACAGCATGCCGAAATACTAAGCTCCCTGCTCGGTATCGAAGTAAAATATGTGGAAGATGTCTTCGGAAAATGTGCAAGGGAAGCGATAGCCTCTTTAAAACCCGGTGAAATACTTATGTTGGAGAACCTCAGATTTGCGGCAGAGGAAACCAAACAAGCACCCATAGAAAAGTGTGAGAATACGTATTTCGTTAGGAAGCTTAGCCCCCTGATAGATTACGTAGTTACAGACGCATTCGCCGCAGCTCATCGATCACAGCCCTCTTTAGTTGGTTTTGCAAGGTTAAAACCAATGATACCCGGATTTTTAATGGAGAGAGAACTAAAAGCATTGAATAAGGCATATGAAAGCGAGGAAAAACCCAAAATCTATGTATTAGGTGGAGCAAAAGTTGAGGACTCACTTAGAGTTGCAGAGAATGTTTTGAGGAACGGAAAAGCCGACTTGATTTTAACAGGCGGTTTGGTCAGCCAAATCTTCACTCTGGCAAAGGGGTTCGATCTTGGGGATGCGAACATAAGCTTTCTTGAGAAAAGAGGATTAATAAAACTCATAGATTGGGCGGAAAAGATATTGAATGAATTTTATCCTTACGTAAGAACTCCAATAGACTTTGCAGTTGAATACAAAGGTGAGAGAGTCGAAGTAGATTTGTTGAGCGATAAAAAATGGATTTTTGACGAGAGACCGATCATGGACATAGGAAGTAGGACAATAGAAAAGTATCGAGAAATACTTCAGGAGGCTGCTATAATAGTTGCAAATGGTCCTATGGGAGTCTTTGAGATAGAAGAGTTTGCAAAGGGTACTGTGGAGGTCTTTAAGGCTATAGGAGAGAGTGAGGCATTCTCAGTTGTTGGTGGGGGACATTCAATAGCAAGCATATACAAGTACAACATAAAGGGAATCTCCCATATAAGCACGGGCGGTGGAGCAATGTTAGCCTTTTTTGCTGGAGAAAAACTTCCTCTTGTTGAGGCACTTAAAATAAGCTATGAAAAATTTAAAGATATAGGAAAAAGCTAA
- a CDS encoding ATP-binding cassette domain-containing protein — protein MYAIEVENLVKKYGDFEAVKGISFKVKRGEIFAFLGPNGAGKTTTVHVLTTLLKLTSGKAIVAGHDVVKEPMEVRKRIGIVFQDPSLDRELTAYENMYIHGRIYGLGGNELKNKIEGLLKFVELWEFRDKPVKYFSGGMQRRLEIARALLHEPEVLFLDEPTIGLDPQTRAHIWDYIKAMKEEHNMTIFLTTHYMDEAEQLADRIAIMDHGKIIAEGTAEELKKLVGNDVIYLKLEAPEDLKCLKAEFIRGCKLLSDGRVRLEVVNAAEALPKIFDLAKERNVKIVEVTYHRPTLNDVFLYLTGREIRDEGETNTLASMIRMRMRR, from the coding sequence GTGTATGCCATTGAGGTTGAGAATCTCGTCAAGAAATATGGTGACTTTGAGGCTGTAAAGGGGATTTCCTTTAAGGTTAAAAGAGGAGAAATATTTGCCTTTTTAGGACCGAATGGTGCAGGTAAAACAACTACGGTTCACGTTCTAACTACTCTCCTAAAATTGACCTCGGGAAAGGCCATTGTAGCCGGACATGACGTGGTTAAGGAACCAATGGAAGTGAGAAAGAGGATAGGAATAGTGTTTCAAGATCCAAGCCTTGATAGGGAGCTGACTGCTTATGAAAACATGTATATTCACGGGAGGATATATGGATTGGGAGGGAATGAGCTTAAAAACAAAATAGAGGGGCTTTTGAAGTTTGTGGAGCTTTGGGAGTTTAGAGATAAGCCTGTAAAATATTTCTCAGGTGGTATGCAGAGAAGACTTGAAATTGCAAGGGCTCTTCTTCACGAGCCTGAAGTGTTATTTTTGGATGAGCCGACAATAGGACTTGACCCTCAAACAAGAGCCCACATCTGGGACTACATCAAAGCCATGAAGGAAGAGCACAACATGACGATCTTCCTAACCACCCATTATATGGATGAAGCGGAGCAGTTAGCGGATAGGATAGCGATTATGGATCATGGCAAGATAATTGCTGAAGGAACAGCAGAGGAGCTCAAAAAGCTTGTCGGCAATGATGTTATATATCTCAAACTTGAGGCTCCAGAAGACCTCAAATGTCTCAAGGCTGAATTCATTAGAGGATGCAAACTTTTATCGGATGGAAGGGTTAGACTTGAAGTTGTAAACGCCGCAGAAGCTTTGCCTAAGATATTTGATCTTGCTAAGGAGCGAAATGTGAAAATTGTCGAGGTAACTTACCACAGACCAACGCTTAACGACGTCTTTCTGTACCTGACGGGAAGGGAGATTAGGGATGAAGGGGAGACAAATACTTTGGCGTCAATGATAAGGATGAGAATGAGGAGGTGA
- a CDS encoding PadR family transcriptional regulator, whose amino-acid sequence MERPKYRGYLKLLILHLLEEKPLHGYGIMAELEKRYEIPSPSAGAIYPLLANLKKNKLIEVVETEKREKKLYRITEKGRSYLQEHQNELKEALEKVDRFREFSRLGGRELFKTIREIMEVLPSLSESQKAEISKEIEKFTKRIKLILLGGE is encoded by the coding sequence ATGGAAAGGCCAAAATATAGGGGATATTTGAAACTTCTTATCCTTCATTTGCTTGAAGAAAAACCTCTACACGGCTATGGTATAATGGCGGAGCTTGAGAAAAGGTACGAAATACCGAGCCCAAGTGCTGGAGCAATTTATCCTTTGCTGGCTAATTTAAAGAAAAACAAGCTTATTGAGGTTGTTGAGACAGAAAAAAGAGAGAAAAAACTCTATAGGATTACGGAGAAGGGAAGGAGTTATCTTCAAGAGCATCAAAATGAGCTGAAGGAGGCTCTTGAGAAGGTTGATCGTTTTAGAGAATTTTCTAGACTTGGAGGCAGGGAGTTGTTTAAAACAATAAGAGAAATTATGGAAGTTTTGCCCTCGCTTTCGGAGTCTCAAAAGGCTGAAATCTCGAAAGAAATTGAGAAATTTACGAAGAGAATAAAGCTGATACTTCTCGGAGGTGAGTAG
- a CDS encoding DUF6849 domain-containing protein: protein MKLILKPLFEAPLTPDFIEVIKTKLKGKEVREGDVLEIDLLGKPLKFKVIYAEPEVIKVTDLTAIELSKEEIFSTTLEFEKEIKDLLLGKSIIAVVFDDEVLILNQRGHKIFNQKFEKLKEVRVAKNTVLVVHNENKLTIIQV from the coding sequence GTGAAACTCATATTAAAACCCCTGTTCGAGGCACCTCTAACTCCCGATTTCATTGAGGTCATAAAAACAAAGCTCAAGGGAAAAGAAGTCAGAGAAGGTGATGTTCTGGAAATAGACCTGCTGGGAAAGCCTCTCAAGTTCAAGGTCATATATGCAGAGCCAGAAGTCATTAAGGTCACTGACTTAACGGCAATAGAGCTAAGCAAAGAAGAGATATTCTCCACAACACTTGAATTTGAAAAGGAAATTAAAGATTTGCTTCTCGGAAAAAGCATTATTGCAGTTGTCTTTGACGATGAGGTTTTAATTTTAAACCAAAGAGGGCACAAGATTTTTAACCAGAAATTCGAGAAACTTAAAGAAGTTAGGGTTGCAAAAAATACCGTATTGGTGGTTCATAATGAAAACAAACTTACAATCATCCAAGTCTGA
- a CDS encoding restriction endonuclease codes for MGWTLEILNSASDEDIIRIVQRLIESLGFKEAERIRAEEWKIDFIALREDPISGLEKYAIKVKTKGLASSKEVEEFAEAIIKAKADRGIFLSVSGFTKDAKVLLGREYKGKIIPWDGERLVKELNDREIPVPHELVERLKRERMEKEEEAKRRGMLKVIRLDAPLLYSFSPNKVLEMVMSLMESRYKIKREDIFLEELVVELSTGYIILWSAKKDTEEVKDKAVILSKEEVIPFVSRDVELERKVSRALLESESAIKASEVEITSPISQNEAVIALKLKLADELEIPQTNIYLSSRRKVYVPNRALLTLKVGINSAKAEVDLKTNDIKVDITPLPKEKLIEIAREECKKSLGENSEEISVEEKDSVAIISGQTKRFVFGIALHVYSGRIMKRKSKMKREAIFSEIAKLYPDGEVIFFDEKENRAIVDVMTPKGVVVLEFNLENGEHKVIANLLHPYQIANSAKNLIEKNFDIKGLELVDFKFYDATHLELLLESVDGKIKVNADGKTGDIIDYFVEISPQKAREIILQKYKGWEIKKLEKENEVYKAELENDKSILRISLSKDGKILNELDRQLKIEVVREIAEKFLEEKGIPATIKEIKLNENWKVKFVGEERVGELLIGRSSGEILKSDVFLTEIVIEESYKRYILEKFNEKNLNTERIVVYKEKGYAVIKLVGDKSIYYAKIDLRSGKILEEDTLPKKGLMAKIKKIQLEAKYK; via the coding sequence ATGGGATGGACGTTGGAAATATTGAACTCTGCCTCTGATGAGGATATAATTCGTATCGTTCAACGACTCATTGAATCCTTGGGGTTTAAAGAAGCCGAGAGAATAAGAGCTGAAGAGTGGAAAATCGACTTCATAGCCTTACGTGAGGATCCAATATCTGGGCTTGAGAAGTATGCAATAAAGGTAAAAACAAAAGGGTTAGCATCTTCTAAGGAAGTTGAAGAATTTGCAGAGGCCATCATAAAAGCTAAAGCAGATAGAGGGATTTTTCTTTCTGTTAGTGGATTCACAAAAGATGCAAAAGTGCTCCTGGGGAGAGAATACAAGGGGAAAATAATCCCTTGGGATGGAGAGAGGCTCGTTAAGGAATTAAATGACAGGGAAATTCCAGTACCCCATGAGTTAGTTGAAAGGCTCAAAAGGGAACGGATGGAGAAAGAAGAAGAGGCCAAAAGAAGGGGCATGTTGAAGGTTATACGTTTGGATGCACCATTGTTATACTCGTTTTCACCCAATAAAGTTCTTGAAATGGTCATGTCGCTTATGGAATCTCGGTATAAAATCAAACGAGAGGACATTTTCCTAGAAGAGCTGGTAGTTGAGCTTTCTACCGGCTATATAATTCTGTGGTCTGCTAAAAAAGACACAGAGGAGGTAAAAGACAAAGCAGTAATTTTGTCAAAGGAAGAAGTAATCCCTTTTGTAAGCAGAGACGTTGAATTGGAAAGAAAAGTATCAAGAGCCCTCTTGGAAAGCGAGTCTGCAATAAAAGCTAGTGAAGTTGAAATAACATCCCCCATTTCTCAAAATGAGGCGGTGATAGCTCTCAAATTAAAACTTGCAGATGAACTTGAGATTCCCCAAACGAATATCTATCTAAGTTCTAGAAGGAAGGTTTATGTCCCGAATAGAGCTCTATTGACACTCAAAGTGGGCATAAATTCTGCCAAGGCTGAAGTCGATCTTAAAACGAATGACATCAAAGTAGACATAACCCCTCTTCCAAAGGAAAAGCTCATTGAAATAGCCAGAGAAGAGTGCAAAAAATCTCTCGGAGAGAACTCAGAAGAAATTTCTGTAGAGGAAAAAGATTCCGTAGCTATTATAAGTGGACAAACTAAACGGTTTGTTTTTGGGATTGCTTTGCACGTCTACAGTGGTAGGATTATGAAAAGAAAGTCAAAAATGAAACGGGAGGCAATATTCTCTGAGATTGCCAAACTGTATCCTGATGGAGAAGTGATATTCTTTGATGAAAAAGAAAATAGAGCAATAGTAGACGTGATGACTCCAAAAGGAGTCGTGGTTCTTGAATTCAACTTGGAAAATGGGGAGCATAAAGTAATTGCAAACCTCCTTCATCCTTATCAGATTGCAAATTCTGCCAAGAACCTTATTGAAAAGAATTTTGACATAAAGGGGCTTGAGCTTGTTGACTTCAAATTCTACGATGCAACCCATTTAGAGCTACTCCTTGAGAGTGTTGACGGGAAGATTAAGGTAAATGCCGATGGAAAAACGGGAGACATAATAGATTATTTCGTTGAGATAAGTCCTCAGAAAGCCAGAGAGATAATCCTCCAAAAATATAAGGGATGGGAAATAAAGAAGCTGGAGAAAGAGAATGAAGTTTACAAGGCTGAGCTTGAGAATGACAAATCTATTCTAAGAATATCCCTTAGCAAAGATGGAAAAATTTTGAACGAATTAGATAGACAGCTGAAAATTGAGGTGGTAAGGGAGATAGCGGAGAAATTCTTGGAAGAGAAAGGAATACCTGCAACCATAAAGGAGATAAAACTTAATGAGAACTGGAAAGTTAAATTTGTCGGAGAAGAAAGAGTGGGAGAGCTTCTGATAGGTAGAAGTTCTGGGGAAATACTAAAGAGCGACGTTTTCCTGACTGAGATAGTGATTGAGGAGAGCTACAAGAGGTATATACTGGAAAAGTTCAATGAAAAGAACCTCAATACGGAAAGGATAGTTGTTTACAAGGAAAAGGGATATGCAGTGATAAAACTAGTAGGCGATAAGTCGATTTACTATGCAAAGATAGATCTGAGAAGTGGCAAGATTTTGGAGGAAGACACGTTGCC
- a CDS encoding ABC transporter permease, whose amino-acid sequence MRALTTMAYRQIKRFTRARSRVVGMIVNPLIWLVFFGLGWSKVFDNPMARAIFGGVDYLTFLAPGIFAMTIFNQSFIGGVSVIWDKQFGFLKEVLVAPASRKEGILGRILGDSLVTLTQGTIILLLTFLLAENLKISGILSALGVGFLLAVAFSGFGVSLALRMESMEGFQMIMMVLMLPLIFLSGAMYPIDTMPSWMRALAYINPLTYAVDGARHFLVGENVTKFALTTDVGVLALLALFLVGVAMAEFEKATIG is encoded by the coding sequence ATGAGGGCTTTAACAACAATGGCATACAGACAGATCAAGCGATTTACACGGGCACGCTCAAGAGTTGTGGGAATGATAGTTAACCCATTAATATGGCTCGTGTTCTTCGGGCTTGGATGGAGTAAGGTTTTCGACAATCCAATGGCTAGGGCAATATTTGGAGGCGTTGACTACCTAACGTTCCTCGCTCCGGGTATATTTGCAATGACGATCTTCAATCAGAGCTTTATAGGTGGAGTCAGCGTCATATGGGACAAGCAGTTTGGCTTTCTCAAGGAAGTTTTGGTAGCTCCGGCTTCCAGAAAGGAAGGGATACTGGGCAGAATCCTTGGTGATTCCTTGGTAACCTTGACACAGGGGACGATAATTCTCCTCTTGACGTTCCTCTTAGCGGAGAACCTTAAAATTAGTGGTATTTTGTCGGCTTTGGGAGTTGGATTTCTCCTCGCGGTTGCGTTTTCAGGATTTGGAGTTAGCTTAGCCTTGAGGATGGAGAGCATGGAAGGGTTTCAGATGATAATGATGGTTCTCATGCTGCCGTTAATCTTTCTCAGTGGTGCAATGTACCCAATAGACACAATGCCCTCATGGATGAGAGCCTTAGCTTACATCAACCCCTTAACCTACGCAGTTGATGGAGCAAGACATTTCCTTGTTGGAGAAAACGTAACAAAATTTGCCCTAACAACTGACGTTGGAGTACTAGCGTTGCTGGCTCTTTTCCTTGTGGGAGTAGCCATGGCTGAATTTGAAAAAGCTACAATAGGTTGA